CCAATCCAAACCAAACAATTCTATTGGAACCGAAAAGACACCtactttttacttctttatatgtcgcaataaaataagataaagtaGCCAATGGGAAACATAATACCTAAAACAATTACTATATGGTTCATTGATGCTGTACTTTATGTCTTCATATTCTTATCATGTTCTCTATTTGTGGGGCTgccaatattatttatttttaccagTATAACAAAATATCAAGATCCAAAGAGACGTGTCCCAATAAACAGAAAACACTTAATAAGTGAGTGGATATTTGAATGGGCGGACAAACCACAGTTAAAACTTCAACCATGTATGCTATTTTTGACACACTGTCTTACTACTTATAAATAACTATATTTGGCACTATTAAGGCGATGTGTAAACAGATATTTCATATACTCATGTGAGGGGAGTTTGTTCCTTAAATATCACGCCTTCACAAGTGTTGGGCTGTTCTCCACATATATGATAACACAATTGTAGGTTATTCAACAGAAATTGACTTAGACATAGACATCTTGAAGGTGATATTCCTACTAAGAAAACTCCGTTTAAAGTCATGAGCTTACATGGAAAGTTTATCCAGAAACTTTTTAGGTAAGGAGTCACCAAGGTATGATTTGGTTAAATACATAGTAACACTCCGCAAGGAGAAACCAAATGGTGTTATAACCATAAGTTATCAAAAAGACCACATTCTGTTGCTCAATCCAATCAATCATCAACACATTGCTGGACTTGTTTAACAACATTTGGAACTATCACAGGCATTCCTTTGAGTTCATATCACATTCGCTGACCTAAGGTATATGAACTGAAAGACTTAAGGCAGCTTATTTGCATGAAATGGTAAAGAATTCCTATTTACATCCAATTTACCATGGTACATAGAATAGAGCAGCTTAAGCACAATTAACGCTATGGTCAGAGGCACCATCAACCATGTAACGAACGAACGGGAATTGAGTTCAAAGAGCACAGAGATAAAGAGGAGGGGGGAGGGGGCGGGGGGGTAGcaagaagattttttaatacaaaagcTGATTAGAAGAACAATTGTCTACACTGACCGACCTCAACCTCCGTGGGGCAGTAAGGACACTTGAAAGGCCGTGTGTTGTTATTCTTTGACAGTTTGGTAATAGATTGCTTGCATAGCACATGCCCACAAGACATCAGCATAGGGGGATTCTCCTCAGATGCCTGATCCCGACTCACTGGACAGACAAAGATAGAGTGGAACTGAAATTCTCTGTCCAAGTCCACCGGCACGGGTAACTGTTTCATGGATTGCCATTCCTGTTTTTTCCCAGTCATCACATTCATCAGTTTCAGAAGGGTTGGCAATCCCTGGACGCCTGCCGCAATGGTCACACTCAACGGACTCTCATAGGATTGACCCATGAGATTGCAGAACTGCCGAGCAAGCTCTTCAGCCAATTTATCCCAGTGGAGAGGTGATAGTAAATCTGAGTAAGGTGAGGACTCCAGTTTCTCAGCCCACAATAGACAGGCCATGAGCCTCTGGATCTCTGCCAAATATTTGGTGGCAAAAGGTGGAAAGAAAGTTCTAGCATAATTCAAAGCTCCATCTCTACCTCTGTTTTGCAGAATTTCTACAAACTGCTGCCTGTGTAACTTCATTTCAATATCAGATCCAGTCAGCTTAAGTTTCTCACTATTCGTGGTGGCCCAACTCAGAGCTGGCTCCAGGTTCCTACACCTCATGGCTTCAAGTATTTGATACATTTGCAGAAAAGGAGTTTtttggcctgcagcttcagatTCTCTGGCCTCATTCACGAAACAATCACCAAGATCAAAGTGGCCTTCCCGGTAGAAATGGCTGGCAATTATCTGGTTAACAGTATGGATATCAGAACCAACATTCCTGTAAGCCTTTGATATATCAGGATTGAGTGACTTCTCAAGGAGCTTTGGGTACTTGCTTAGTGCAACATTTAGTTCTTTTTGTGTTCCTTCCATCTGACTGAGTGGAGCAACTTCCTTCAACTTGGCTTTAAGTTCACTAAGAAGCACTTTGTGTTCACTCAAAGAAGCAGTATCATTAGCTGACTGTATTCTCAACAGCGCTTGCTCTATTTCATGACCGATCTGCTCTATCACTTCTTGAGACTTTGATGATGCAACCTTTTGCTTCTTTGTGACACGATCAAAGGCATCTTTAATGGTACTCAGCTCCATTTTCTAATTTCTCGAATTCCTGCTAGAATTTCTCGGTGTAAAATTGTCAATCCCCTGGAAGAAAAGAATACAACGTCATTATGCATGTACACATGGACACAAACAGTAGATAGGAAAAGGAAATGAGGAATCCATCAGTGCCTAACCACCAGACTTGATTGTGTGCGCTTGTGCctgcaaaaaatatttttactccTAAGAACTACCTAACTTTATATCATTGTGGAACACAAGATCCTAATAAGCTAAGCTAAAAGAAAGTTTAAGATCCTTAAAGAACCGGAAAGGTGACAGGATGATTAAAAGTTAGTAACTAATTAGGTATggaatattttaattactttattgTATACCTTTACCAGCTGCCAGTATTGTCTCGACAGATGAGAAAACACACACACATCTCTCCCCT
This window of the Solanum pennellii chromosome 2, SPENNV200 genome carries:
- the LOC107011816 gene encoding protein RMD5 homolog, with translation MELSTIKDAFDRVTKKQKVASSKSQEVIEQIGHEIEQALLRIQSANDTASLSEHKVLLSELKAKLKEVAPLSQMEGTQKELNVALSKYPKLLEKSLNPDISKAYRNVGSDIHTVNQIIASHFYREGHFDLGDCFVNEARESEAAGQKTPFLQMYQILEAMRCRNLEPALSWATTNSEKLKLTGSDIEMKLHRQQFVEILQNRGRDGALNYARTFFPPFATKYLAEIQRLMACLLWAEKLESSPYSDLLSPLHWDKLAEELARQFCNLMGQSYESPLSVTIAAGVQGLPTLLKLMNVMTGKKQEWQSMKQLPVPVDLDREFQFHSIFVCPVSRDQASEENPPMLMSCGHVLCKQSITKLSKNNNTRPFKCPYCPTEVEVGQCRQLFF